From a single Helicoverpa armigera isolate CAAS_96S chromosome 7, ASM3070526v1, whole genome shotgun sequence genomic region:
- the LOC110373231 gene encoding uncharacterized protein LOC110373231 yields the protein MRRNSCFNCGLSSYRVKRYKLGDIATEILQRLQQWHPNCPLISEDFVCNKCVIAVQKSLDKTETSQPQFGHQRVCFQCGRSTLRIRSNALPINSPERSLLERRIAPRQLAQEARVCYACWVALRRSIKRGAIADANRHDNIYEYGASTSAQAAEQPVPKQEEVVPKQEETVPQQEEIVPQQEKIVPQQEEIVPQVSPSISYVTEKSIVPDKMVLPNYRRAAATTRWCFYPNCIHSERLRVPKSIRLRMLSDFKIYIPTTARICTAHIRCYNWEGLQDQNNFISTFNVKQIENMLNLMSELRHGFKLDFENIEEWSPHLCRYWLGYTPEEILELLNQCPSLTSFPKAKTMLCIYLLKLQTRDTNSRLSSLLQIPVATLVRYMKKARQVLSNRFAPHHPEL from the exons ATGCGACGAAATTCTTGTTTTAATTGTGGCCTATCGTCATATAGAGTTAAACGCTACAAGCTGGGAGATATTGCAACAGAAATTCTTCAAAGACTACAGCAATGGCATCCAAATTGTCCG TTAATCTCTGAAGACTTTGTTTGCAACAAATGCGTGATTGCTGTACAAAAAAGTTTGGATAAAACAGAGACAAGTCAACCACAGTTTGGTCACCAAAGAGTATGCTTCCAGTGTGGCCGATCTACATTGAGAATTAGGAGCAATGCTCTTCCAATAAATTCCCCAGAAAGATCTTTACTTGAAAGAAGAATTGCTCCACGACAG CTTGCGCAAGAAGCTCGAGTATGCTACGCTTGCTGGGTTGCTCTAAGGAGAAGTATAAAAAGAGGTGCAATTGCTGATGCTAATAGACATGATAATATATATGAATATGGTGCATCAACCAGTGCTCAAGCTGCTGAGCAACCAGTGCCTAAGCAAGAAGAAGTTGTACCTAAGCAAGAAGAAACTGTACCACAGCAAGAAGAAATAGTACCACAGCAAGAAAAAATTGTACCGCAGCAAGAAGAAATAGTGCCACAAGTTTCACCGTCAATTTCATATGTCACAGAAAAATCTATTGTACCAGACAAAATGGTATTGCCCAATTATAGACGTGCAGCTGCAACCACTCGATGGTGTTTCTATCCAAACTGCATACATTCAGAAAGACTACGAGTGCCAAAATCAATTAGATTAAGAATGTTgtctgatttcaaaatatatattccaACAACAGCCCGAATATGCACTGCACATATCAGATGTTATAATTGGGAAGGCTTACAGGatcaaaataactttatctCAACATTCAATGtgaaacaaattgaaaatatgttaaatCTTATGAGTGAGCTGAGACACGGTTTTAAATTAGACTTTGAGAATATTGAAGAATGGAGCCCTCACTTGTGTCGGTATTGGTTGGGTTATACTCCAGAGGAAATATTGGAATTATTAAATCAATGTCCGTCGTTAACATCATTTCCTAAAGCAAAAACAATGCTTTgcatatatttattgaaattacaaaCAAGGGATACGAATTCTAGGCTAAGCTCTTTGCTTCAAATCCCAGTTGCCACGCTGGTACGTTATATGAAAAAGGCTCGTCAGGTTTTGAGCAATAGGTTTGCGCCTCATCACCCAGAATTGTAG